From the genome of Geoglobus ahangari, one region includes:
- a CDS encoding S16 family serine protease, with protein MKKQLISALLAVLLLITPALSQFENYTERSIKAVAVVSGANRGATIDITVIVTPGNGKVFVSVSPFTEIDMQGSAQLSALTACDLTGKDFLNYDFFYIIEAKSTIVGGPSAGAVMTIATIAALENLTLRDDVFMTGMIYPDGSIGPVGGIPYKLEAAAESGAKVFLIPKGQRYVKVQETKEIKRGPFVIISPETKTVDLVEYGRKLGVKVVEVENINEALRYYAGVELRQQEGKFTQERYSNLMKVLADRMKNDTLSLYPEFEKVADEKVKEDVDKKIEQGDELYREGYYYSATSTYFTAKIMMREKIYRHKVQDDSSFSVEVKVIEDEIESVRKVAESYEIGLASFQIVGAAQERLAKAENYLRKAQTSSDWDSAIANLALAKERVESAKVWMSLLPEIKKDYLMSRDELKKRADFYLSMAESLFVYAESIGGFSSILYGDNSADESLKLAEELYNDGYYAGTILSAIDSMTKSAISIELIGIENEETLNQKIDAAKAAAENAIGIAEKYTIPMLAYAYYEFAETSDKLWKLYYFKLSEKIAKTLSTIAGKGEVKVVKAEYKAPEMKTTPEVQTIVEERIKRFYEVPGYSAVTALTLLAGIALLRRGSRRS; from the coding sequence ATGAAAAAGCAGCTCATCTCAGCTCTGCTGGCAGTGCTCCTTCTCATCACCCCTGCACTTTCCCAGTTCGAGAACTACACCGAGAGGAGCATAAAAGCTGTGGCCGTTGTGAGTGGGGCGAACAGGGGAGCGACCATCGACATCACGGTAATCGTGACCCCCGGAAACGGCAAGGTTTTCGTCTCGGTCTCTCCCTTCACTGAAATCGACATGCAGGGGAGCGCCCAGCTCTCAGCTCTTACAGCGTGCGATCTGACTGGAAAGGACTTCCTGAACTACGACTTCTTCTACATAATCGAGGCGAAGTCCACCATAGTTGGAGGGCCATCTGCGGGAGCTGTGATGACCATCGCCACCATCGCCGCTCTCGAAAACCTCACTCTCAGAGATGACGTGTTCATGACCGGCATGATCTACCCTGACGGCAGCATAGGGCCCGTTGGAGGGATCCCATACAAGCTTGAGGCTGCCGCTGAGAGCGGAGCCAAGGTGTTCCTGATTCCGAAGGGGCAGAGGTACGTCAAGGTTCAGGAGACCAAGGAGATCAAGAGGGGCCCGTTCGTGATAATAAGCCCCGAGACCAAGACGGTTGATCTGGTCGAGTACGGCAGGAAGCTTGGAGTCAAGGTTGTTGAGGTCGAGAACATAAACGAGGCGCTGAGGTACTACGCGGGAGTGGAGCTGAGGCAACAGGAGGGGAAGTTCACCCAGGAGAGGTACTCAAACCTGATGAAGGTGCTCGCTGACAGAATGAAGAACGACACCCTCTCCCTCTATCCGGAGTTCGAGAAGGTCGCGGACGAGAAGGTGAAGGAGGACGTGGACAAGAAGATAGAGCAGGGAGACGAGCTTTACAGGGAGGGGTACTACTACTCGGCAACGAGCACATACTTCACGGCCAAGATAATGATGAGGGAGAAGATATACCGCCACAAGGTTCAGGACGACTCCTCGTTCTCTGTTGAGGTCAAGGTTATAGAGGACGAGATCGAGTCTGTGAGGAAGGTCGCCGAGTCGTATGAGATAGGGCTCGCGTCATTCCAGATCGTTGGAGCCGCTCAAGAGAGGCTGGCTAAGGCCGAGAACTACCTGAGGAAGGCCCAGACCTCGAGCGACTGGGATAGCGCGATAGCGAACCTCGCCCTCGCGAAGGAGAGGGTGGAGAGCGCGAAGGTGTGGATGTCCCTGCTGCCGGAGATAAAGAAGGACTACCTGATGAGCAGGGACGAGCTCAAGAAGAGGGCTGACTTCTACCTGAGCATGGCGGAGTCGCTCTTCGTCTACGCGGAGTCCATAGGCGGGTTCAGCTCGATCCTCTACGGGGACAATTCGGCAGACGAGAGCCTGAAACTCGCGGAAGAGCTCTACAACGACGGATACTACGCGGGAACGATCCTCTCGGCAATAGACAGCATGACGAAGTCGGCCATATCCATAGAGCTCATAGGGATCGAGAACGAGGAGACCCTCAACCAGAAGATAGACGCTGCGAAGGCTGCGGCGGAGAATGCTATAGGCATAGCCGAGAAGTACACGATTCCCATGCTCGCCTACGCCTACTACGAGTTCGCAGAAACGTCCGACAAGCTCTGGAAGCTGTACTACTTCAAGCTGTCCGAGAAGATCGCAAAGACGCTCTCAACAATAGCGGGCAAGGGAGAGGTCAAAGTCGTTAAGGCTGAGTACAAGGCTCCGGAGATGAAGACCACCCCAGAGGTGCAGACGATAGTGGAGGAGAGGATAAAGAGGTTCTACGAGGTTCCCGGGTACTCTGCCGTCACAGCCCTAACGCTATTAGCAGGCATAGCGCTCCTGAGGAGAGGGTCGCGAAGAAGTTAA
- a CDS encoding RuvB-like helicase, protein MEEIREIAQKFERYSAHSHITGLGLDENLRARDIGGGLVGQKKAREAAGIIVRLIREGKMAGRGILIAGPPGTGKTAIAVAISKELGKDIPFVQVSASEFYSSEMKKTEALYQTMRKAIGVRIRDTRRVLEGEVVELDYNMVPNPYNPTQKIPESATITLATKSEKRRFSVGSRIAMQFMYAGITKGDVIVIDKETGRVTRLGKSSSAKKFDIGDEDVVEVPDGTVEKDKEFTYVVTLHDLDEARARRSTIFSLFSSESREIDNEIRQAVDEQVKDWIEQGMAELIPGVLFIDETHLMDIELFAFMNRAMESEMAPIIILASNRGFARIRGTDEVSPHGIPLDLLDRLLIITTEPYSREDIRLIIETRAAEMGLLIDESALEKLTEIGASNSLRYAIQLLAPANELAKIRNSSKIEVEDVERAEQLFADVSKSSAYLKEWEEKMLS, encoded by the coding sequence ATGGAGGAGATTCGCGAGATCGCCCAGAAGTTTGAGAGGTACAGCGCTCACTCCCACATCACCGGCCTCGGACTTGACGAGAATCTGAGGGCGAGGGACATAGGCGGCGGGCTCGTGGGGCAGAAGAAGGCGAGAGAGGCGGCGGGAATAATCGTCAGGCTGATCAGGGAGGGCAAGATGGCCGGCAGGGGAATACTCATAGCAGGCCCGCCGGGCACCGGAAAGACGGCCATAGCGGTTGCGATAAGCAAGGAGCTCGGAAAGGACATTCCGTTCGTTCAGGTTTCTGCGAGCGAGTTCTACAGCAGCGAGATGAAGAAGACCGAGGCTCTCTACCAGACCATGAGGAAGGCGATAGGCGTGAGGATAAGGGACACGAGGAGGGTGCTCGAGGGCGAGGTTGTTGAGCTGGACTACAACATGGTTCCCAACCCGTACAACCCGACCCAGAAGATCCCGGAGTCCGCGACCATAACCCTCGCAACGAAGAGCGAGAAGAGGAGGTTCAGCGTTGGGAGCAGAATCGCGATGCAGTTCATGTACGCCGGAATTACGAAGGGAGACGTCATCGTGATAGATAAGGAGACCGGCAGGGTGACGAGGCTCGGAAAGAGCAGCTCTGCCAAGAAGTTCGACATAGGCGATGAAGACGTGGTCGAGGTGCCCGATGGAACCGTGGAGAAGGACAAGGAGTTCACGTACGTCGTCACGCTCCACGATCTCGATGAGGCGAGGGCGAGGAGGAGCACGATCTTCAGCCTCTTCTCCTCTGAGAGCAGGGAGATTGACAACGAGATAAGGCAGGCGGTTGACGAGCAGGTGAAGGATTGGATCGAGCAGGGGATGGCTGAGCTGATCCCGGGAGTGCTGTTCATAGACGAGACCCACCTGATGGACATCGAGCTATTCGCCTTCATGAACAGGGCCATGGAGAGCGAGATGGCGCCCATAATCATCCTCGCGTCCAACAGGGGATTTGCGAGGATAAGGGGCACCGACGAGGTCTCTCCGCACGGCATACCGCTCGACCTTCTGGACAGGCTCCTGATAATCACCACCGAGCCCTATAGCAGGGAGGACATACGGCTGATAATCGAGACGAGGGCTGCGGAGATGGGTCTGCTGATTGACGAGAGCGCGCTGGAGAAGCTCACGGAGATTGGTGCGAGCAACAGCCTGAGATATGCGATCCAGTTACTCGCTCCGGCAAACGAGCTGGCCAAGATCAGAAACTCCTCAAAAATTGAGGTTGAGGACGTCGAGAGGGCGGAGCAGCTGTTCGCGGACGTGAGCAAGAGCTCCGCATACCTGAAGGAGTGGGAGGAAAAGATGCTGAGCTAA
- the npdG gene encoding NADPH-dependent F420 reductase, giving the protein MRIALIGGTGNIGEGLAFRLKLAGYDVIIGSRKEEKALSKAQHFNALVEELGGKGDIQGMVNEEAAMKADVAVITIPWQHAFETAEKLRDSLAGKVVISPVVPMVVENGVFRYSPPPEGSAGLKLARILDRSKVVVAFNNIPAKRFANPQERFEWDVAVCSDDEDAKRIVMEIVSSIDGLRAFDAGGLENSPTIEALTPLLINLAKRNKTRELGVRFA; this is encoded by the coding sequence ATGAGGATCGCTCTAATTGGGGGCACGGGAAACATAGGCGAGGGTCTCGCGTTCAGGCTCAAGCTCGCAGGCTACGACGTGATTATCGGCTCGAGGAAGGAGGAAAAGGCACTCTCGAAGGCCCAGCACTTCAACGCCCTCGTGGAGGAGCTGGGCGGAAAGGGGGACATACAGGGAATGGTGAACGAGGAGGCAGCGATGAAGGCGGATGTGGCCGTGATAACCATACCGTGGCAGCACGCGTTTGAGACTGCCGAGAAGCTCAGGGACAGTCTGGCTGGCAAGGTCGTGATCTCCCCAGTAGTCCCCATGGTCGTCGAGAACGGGGTTTTCAGGTACAGCCCCCCTCCGGAAGGGTCTGCAGGTCTCAAGCTCGCGAGAATCCTCGACAGGAGCAAAGTCGTGGTTGCGTTCAACAACATACCTGCAAAGAGATTCGCAAACCCGCAAGAGAGGTTCGAGTGGGACGTTGCTGTCTGCTCCGACGACGAGGATGCAAAGAGAATTGTAATGGAGATCGTGTCGAGCATAGATGGCCTGAGGGCCTTTGACGCCGGAGGGCTCGAGAACTCTCCAACAATCGAGGCCCTCACGCCCCTTCTGATAAACCTCGCAAAGAGAAATAAAACAAGGGAGCTGGGGGTAAGGTTCGCTTAG
- a CDS encoding ASCH domain-containing protein: MKGLIVRQPFADMIVSGEKKWEVRTRRTGVRGEILILSEGHALGTVELSDVLGPFTPEELAEYRDLHKADYEFLKEYSRGRELYAWVLKNPRRFAKKVRVDIPRGAQVWVNVELPEMLEDERD; this comes from the coding sequence GTGAAGGGACTGATAGTGAGGCAACCGTTCGCGGACATGATCGTCAGCGGGGAAAAGAAGTGGGAGGTGAGGACGAGGAGGACTGGGGTGAGGGGGGAGATCCTGATACTCTCCGAAGGCCACGCGCTGGGCACTGTGGAGTTATCCGACGTTCTCGGCCCCTTCACTCCCGAGGAGCTCGCCGAATACAGGGATCTTCACAAGGCGGATTACGAGTTCCTCAAGGAGTACTCCAGAGGGAGGGAGCTATACGCGTGGGTGCTGAAGAATCCAAGGAGGTTTGCAAAAAAGGTTAGGGTTGACATTCCGAGGGGGGCGCAGGTCTGGGTCAACGTGGAACTGCCCGAGATGCTCGAGGATGAGCGGGACTGA